The Kluyvera intermedia genome window below encodes:
- the fabD gene encoding ACP S-malonyltransferase, producing MTQFAFVFPGQGSQTVGMLSELAATYPVIEETFHEASAALGYDLWALTQQGPAEELNKTWQTQPALLTASVALYRLWQQQGGKAPAMLAGHSLGEYSALVCAGVIAFADAVRLVEMRGKFMQEAVPEGTGGMSAIIGLDDASIAKACEESAEGQVVSPVNFNSPGQVVIAGHKEAVERAGAACKAAGAKRALPLPVSVPSHCALMKPAAEKLAVELQKITFNAPTVPVVNNVDVKCETDANAIRDALVRQLYSPVQWTKTVEFMASQGVEHLYEVGPGKVLTGLTKRIVDTLTASAINEPTALSAALAQ from the coding sequence ATGACGCAATTCGCATTTGTGTTCCCTGGACAGGGTTCCCAGACGGTAGGGATGTTGTCTGAACTGGCAGCAACCTATCCGGTAATTGAAGAAACTTTTCATGAAGCCTCTGCGGCACTGGGCTATGATCTTTGGGCGCTGACCCAACAGGGCCCGGCGGAAGAGTTAAACAAAACCTGGCAGACTCAACCGGCACTGCTGACCGCGTCCGTTGCGCTGTACCGTTTGTGGCAGCAGCAGGGCGGTAAAGCACCAGCCATGCTGGCCGGTCACAGCCTGGGCGAATATTCTGCGCTGGTTTGCGCGGGCGTTATCGCGTTTGCCGATGCGGTTCGTCTGGTTGAGATGCGCGGTAAGTTCATGCAAGAAGCGGTACCAGAAGGCACTGGCGGCATGTCCGCTATCATTGGTCTTGATGATGCTTCTATCGCTAAAGCTTGCGAAGAATCAGCCGAAGGGCAGGTCGTCTCCCCGGTTAATTTCAACTCGCCAGGCCAGGTGGTTATTGCTGGTCATAAAGAAGCGGTTGAACGTGCAGGTGCGGCCTGTAAAGCAGCGGGCGCAAAACGCGCACTGCCACTGCCTGTCAGCGTCCCTTCCCACTGTGCGCTGATGAAGCCCGCGGCGGAAAAACTGGCCGTTGAGCTGCAAAAAATCACCTTTAACGCGCCGACTGTTCCGGTTGTGAACAACGTCGACGTGAAGTGCGAAACTGATGCAAATGCGATTCGCGATGCGTTAGTTCGTCAGCTTTATAGCCCAGTACAGTGGACCAAAACCGTTGAGTTTATGGCGTCCCAGGGCGTAGAGCACCTGTATGAAGTTGGTCCGGGTAAAGTCCTCACCGGTCTGACCAAACGTATTGTAGATACCCTGACTGCATCGGCGATTAATGAGCCGACTGCGCTGTCAGCGGCACTTGCGCAATAA
- a CDS encoding beta-ketoacyl-ACP synthase III, whose protein sequence is MHTKIIGTGSYLPEQVRTNADLEKMVDTTDEWIVTRTGIRERRIAGPDESVSTLGYEAAKRALEMAGIEASELGLIVVATTSATHAFPSAACQIQNMLGVKGAPAFDIAAACAGFTYALSVADQYVKSGAVKYALVVGADTLARTCDPTDRGTIIIFGDGAGAVVLGASEEQGIISTHLHADGSYGKLLTLPNADRVNPDNSIYLTMAGNEVFKVAVTELAHIVDETLEANNLDRSQLDWLVPHQANLRIISATAKKLGMSMDNVVVTLDRHGNTSAASVPCAFDEAVRDGRIKRGQLVLLEAFGGGFTWGSALVRF, encoded by the coding sequence ATGCATACGAAGATTATTGGTACCGGCAGCTACCTGCCTGAGCAGGTGCGGACTAATGCCGATCTGGAAAAAATGGTTGATACCACCGACGAGTGGATTGTCACCCGTACAGGTATCCGTGAGCGCCGTATCGCTGGCCCTGACGAATCCGTGTCTACGCTGGGTTACGAAGCGGCTAAGCGCGCGCTGGAAATGGCGGGCATTGAAGCCAGTGAACTGGGCTTGATCGTGGTCGCGACCACCTCTGCGACCCATGCTTTCCCAAGTGCGGCATGCCAGATTCAAAATATGTTGGGCGTGAAAGGCGCACCAGCGTTTGATATCGCCGCAGCCTGTGCAGGTTTTACTTATGCGCTAAGCGTCGCTGACCAGTACGTGAAGTCTGGTGCGGTGAAATATGCTTTGGTGGTCGGTGCTGACACGCTGGCCCGTACCTGCGATCCAACCGATCGTGGCACGATCATTATCTTTGGTGACGGTGCAGGTGCTGTGGTGTTGGGTGCATCTGAAGAGCAGGGGATCATTTCTACCCACCTGCATGCCGACGGTAGCTATGGCAAGCTGTTGACGCTGCCGAATGCTGATCGCGTGAACCCAGATAACTCAATCTACCTGACGATGGCCGGTAACGAAGTTTTCAAAGTTGCCGTGACCGAATTGGCACATATCGTTGATGAAACGCTTGAGGCCAACAACCTCGACCGTTCACAGCTGGATTGGCTGGTTCCGCATCAGGCGAATTTACGTATTATTAGCGCAACGGCGAAGAAGCTTGGCATGTCTATGGACAACGTAGTGGTGACGCTTGACCGTCACGGTAACACTTCAGCCGCTTCCGTGCCGTGTGCGTTTGACGAAGCCGTCCGCGATGGCCGTATTAAACGCGGCCAACTGGTGCTGTTAGAAGCATTCGGTGGTGGTTTCACCTGGGGCTCTGCGCTGGTTCGTTTCTAA
- the plsX gene encoding phosphate acyltransferase PlsX — MTRLTLALDVMGGDFGPSVTVPAALQALGSNSQLSLLLVGNPDDITPLLAKADFEQRSRLQIIPAQSVIASDERPSHAIRHSRGSSMRVALEMVKEGRAEACVSAGNTGALMGLAKLLLKPLQGIERPALVTVLPHQQKGKTVVLDLGANVDCDSTMLVQFAVMGSVMAEEVLEIVNPRVALLNIGEEEIKGHDSIRDASLVLKTISSLNYIGYLEANELLTGKTDVLVCDGFTGNVTLKTMEGVVRVFLSLLKSQSEGKKRSWWLILLKRWLQKSLTRRFSHLNPDQYNGACLLGLRGTVIKSHGAANQRAFTVAIEQAVQAVQRQVPKRIAARLESVYPAGFDTPEASK, encoded by the coding sequence TTGACACGTCTAACCCTGGCGTTAGATGTCATGGGGGGCGATTTTGGCCCTTCTGTGACAGTGCCTGCAGCATTGCAGGCACTGGGTTCTAATTCGCAACTCTCACTTCTTTTAGTCGGCAATCCCGACGACATTACGCCATTACTCGCCAAAGCTGACTTTGAACAACGTTCACGTTTGCAGATAATTCCTGCCCAGTCGGTTATTGCCAGTGATGAACGGCCCTCGCATGCTATTCGCCATAGTCGCGGAAGCTCAATGCGTGTGGCGCTAGAAATGGTGAAAGAAGGGCGAGCCGAAGCTTGTGTCAGCGCGGGAAATACCGGCGCGCTGATGGGGCTGGCTAAATTATTGCTCAAACCTCTTCAGGGGATTGAGCGCCCGGCGCTGGTGACGGTTTTACCGCATCAACAAAAGGGCAAAACGGTGGTGCTGGATCTCGGTGCTAACGTGGATTGTGACAGTACCATGCTGGTGCAGTTTGCCGTCATGGGGTCCGTGATGGCAGAAGAGGTGCTGGAGATCGTGAACCCACGCGTCGCGCTGCTTAACATTGGCGAAGAAGAAATTAAGGGGCACGACAGTATCCGTGATGCCTCTTTAGTGCTAAAAACAATCTCCTCTCTCAACTATATCGGCTATCTTGAAGCCAACGAACTGTTGACGGGGAAAACCGATGTTCTGGTTTGCGATGGCTTCACAGGTAACGTCACCTTAAAGACGATGGAAGGGGTTGTCAGAGTCTTCCTTTCGCTGCTGAAATCACAGAGCGAGGGGAAAAAACGGTCGTGGTGGCTGATTTTATTAAAGCGTTGGTTACAAAAAAGTCTCACCAGGCGATTTAGTCACCTCAACCCCGACCAGTATAATGGCGCCTGTCTGTTAGGATTGCGCGGCACGGTGATTAAGAGTCATGGTGCGGCCAATCAGCGAGCCTTTACGGTCGCCATAGAACAGGCAGTGCAGGCAGTGCAGCGACAAGTTCCAAAGAGAATTGCCGCTCGCCTGGAATCCGTATACCCCGCAGGATTTGACACTCCTGAAGCTAGCAAGTAA
- the rpmF gene encoding 50S ribosomal protein L32, giving the protein MAVQQNKPTRSKRGMRRSHDALTAVNLSVDKTSGEKHLRHHITADGFYRGRKVIAK; this is encoded by the coding sequence ATGGCCGTACAACAGAATAAACCAACCCGTTCCAAACGTGGCATGCGTCGTTCCCATGACGCTCTGACCGCAGTCAACTTGTCTGTAGACAAAACTTCTGGCGAGAAGCACCTGCGTCACCACATCACTGCCGACGGTTTCTACCGTGGCCGTAAGGTTATCGCTAAGTAA
- the yceD gene encoding 23S rRNA accumulation protein YceD, whose translation MQNVKLPLTLDPVRTAQKRLDYTGMYSRDQVERVAEFVVSVDTDVECEISFAIDNQRLAVITGDAKVTVSLECQRCGKSFTHHVHTTYCFSPVKNDDQVEALPEAYEPIQVNEFGEIDLLALVEDEIILALPVVPVHDSEHCEVSEADMVFGELPEEAQKPNPFAVLASLKQK comes from the coding sequence ATGCAAAACGTAAAATTACCCCTGACTCTCGATCCGGTTCGCACGGCTCAAAAACGCCTTGATTATACGGGTATGTATTCCCGCGATCAGGTAGAGCGTGTTGCCGAGTTCGTAGTCAGTGTGGACACTGATGTGGAATGCGAAATTTCTTTCGCCATCGATAACCAACGCCTTGCGGTCATTACCGGCGATGCGAAGGTGACGGTGTCGCTGGAATGTCAGCGTTGCGGGAAATCGTTTACCCATCATGTACACACAACGTATTGTTTCAGTCCGGTCAAAAATGATGACCAGGTTGAAGCACTCCCGGAAGCGTATGAACCAATTCAGGTTAACGAATTCGGTGAAATCGATCTGCTGGCGTTGGTCGAAGATGAAATCATCCTCGCCTTGCCGGTAGTTCCGGTGCATGATTCTGAACACTGTGAAGTGTCCGAGGCGGACATGGTCTTTGGTGAATTGCCTGAAGAGGCACAGAAGCCAAATCCATTTGCCGTATTAGCCAGCTTAAAGCAAAAGTAA
- a CDS encoding Maf family protein translates to MPELILASTSPYRKLLLEKLELPFECAAPEVDELPLPGETPRSLVLRLAQAKAQALAERYPHHLIIGSDQVCVLDGEITGKPHTEENARLQLRKASGNVVTFYTGLALYNSANGQLQTECEPFDVHFRHLSEQEINVYIRKESPLNCAGSFKSEGLGIALFDRLEGRDPNTLVGLPLIALSKMLRRENLNPLLD, encoded by the coding sequence ATGCCTGAATTGATCCTTGCCTCCACATCCCCCTATCGCAAACTGCTGTTAGAGAAGCTTGAGCTGCCTTTTGAGTGCGCCGCACCAGAGGTTGATGAGCTACCGCTGCCGGGCGAAACACCGCGCAGTCTTGTGCTACGTCTGGCTCAGGCGAAAGCACAGGCGCTAGCCGAACGCTATCCACACCATCTCATTATTGGTTCCGATCAAGTTTGCGTACTGGATGGTGAAATAACCGGCAAACCCCACACCGAAGAGAATGCGCGTCTGCAATTAAGAAAGGCCAGTGGTAACGTGGTGACCTTTTATACCGGGCTGGCACTGTATAATTCCGCAAACGGGCAACTGCAAACAGAATGTGAGCCGTTTGATGTCCATTTTCGCCATCTAAGCGAGCAAGAGATTAACGTCTACATCCGCAAAGAGAGCCCGTTGAACTGCGCGGGGAGCTTTAAAAGCGAGGGATTGGGCATCGCGCTGTTTGACCGCCTAGAGGGGCGTGACCCTAACACGCTGGTAGGATTGCCATTAATTGCACTGAGCAAAATGCTACGCCGTGAGAACCTCAATCCGCTATTAGATTAA
- a CDS encoding dienelactone hydrolase family protein produces MRGKGKIFFMLAMLTAMQANADDSWQHQGVVEGNLPASWQQMKTQMTYPDSWLSGHYSNFTRWQQHARKEFRQSLLTPESTKPFAATQISTQDRGSYIAEKLALNITDDNRIAALMLTPKTPGPHPAIVLLHDHGSKFDIGKEKLIRPWGDASQLASAEAWADKFFTGKFIGDELAKRGYVVIVIDSPGWGDRGPMVYEQQQALASNYFNLGRSLAGEVAYEDMRTVDFMASLESVDSQHIGVLGFSMGGFRAWQLAALSEKVAATAVISWFGTYEGLMKPGNNVLRGQSAFYMLHPGMPAKMDIPDIASIAAPKPMLIFSGGQDKLFPAKAVDDAFTKVHQVWTSQNADEKLLTKSWPELGHVFYQQQQDEVFPWLDKWLKP; encoded by the coding sequence ATGCGTGGCAAAGGTAAAATATTCTTTATGCTGGCAATGTTAACCGCAATGCAGGCAAATGCCGATGATAGCTGGCAGCATCAGGGGGTAGTTGAAGGTAATCTGCCCGCCAGTTGGCAACAGATGAAAACGCAGATGACCTATCCGGATTCATGGCTCTCCGGGCACTATTCCAACTTTACGCGCTGGCAGCAGCATGCCCGCAAGGAATTCCGCCAATCCCTGCTGACGCCGGAATCAACCAAACCTTTCGCTGCAACGCAAATTTCCACGCAAGATCGCGGCAGCTATATTGCCGAAAAACTCGCACTCAACATCACCGATGATAACCGCATCGCCGCCCTGATGCTGACGCCGAAGACGCCTGGACCACACCCTGCGATCGTTCTTCTCCATGACCATGGTTCAAAATTTGATATTGGCAAAGAGAAGCTGATTCGTCCGTGGGGTGACGCTTCGCAACTTGCCAGCGCCGAGGCCTGGGCAGACAAATTCTTTACCGGAAAGTTTATCGGTGACGAACTGGCAAAACGCGGTTACGTGGTTATCGTCATCGACAGTCCCGGCTGGGGTGACCGTGGGCCGATGGTCTATGAGCAGCAACAGGCGCTCGCCAGTAACTACTTCAATCTCGGGCGTTCGCTGGCAGGAGAAGTAGCGTATGAAGATATGCGTACCGTCGATTTTATGGCGTCGCTGGAAAGCGTCGATAGCCAACATATTGGCGTACTGGGTTTCTCAATGGGCGGATTCCGTGCCTGGCAGTTGGCCGCACTCTCAGAGAAGGTCGCGGCTACGGCGGTCATTTCGTGGTTTGGCACTTATGAAGGGCTGATGAAGCCGGGTAACAACGTGCTGCGGGGGCAGTCGGCGTTTTACATGCTACACCCCGGTATGCCTGCCAAAATGGATATCCCCGATATCGCCAGCATTGCCGCACCGAAACCGATGCTGATTTTCAGCGGCGGGCAGGACAAACTGTTTCCGGCAAAAGCAGTCGATGACGCTTTTACCAAAGTACATCAAGTCTGGACGTCACAGAATGCAGATGAAAAACTCCTGACAAAGAGTTGGCCTGAGCTGGGCCACGTTTTTTATCAACAGCAGCAAGATGAAGTCTTTCCGTGGCTGGATAAGTGGTTAAAGCCGTAA
- the rluC gene encoding 23S rRNA pseudouridine(955/2504/2580) synthase RluC encodes MKTETPTVKMIAISADEAGQRIDNFLRTQLKGVPKSMIYRILRKGEVRVNKKRVKPEYKLEDGDQVRVPPVRVAEREEDALSPHLQKVAALNDVILYEDDHILVLNKPSGTAVHGGSGLSFGVIEGLRALRPEARFLELVHRLDRDTSGVLLVAKKRSALRSLHEQLREKGMQKDYLALVRGQWQSHVKSVQAPLLKNILQSGERIVRVNQEGKPSETRFKVEERYTHATLVRCSPVTGRTHQIRVHTLHAGHPIAFDDRYGDREFDKQLAGTGLNRLFLHAAALKFTHPGTGEVMRVEAPMDNVLKRCLQALRNQK; translated from the coding sequence ATGAAAACTGAGACTCCGACCGTAAAAATGATTGCCATCAGCGCTGATGAAGCCGGGCAACGAATTGACAACTTTTTGCGCACCCAGCTTAAGGGCGTGCCGAAGAGTATGATTTACCGCATCCTGCGTAAAGGCGAAGTGCGGGTGAACAAAAAACGCGTCAAGCCAGAGTATAAACTGGAAGATGGCGATCAAGTTCGCGTGCCGCCGGTGCGTGTCGCCGAGCGAGAAGAAGACGCGCTGTCGCCGCATCTGCAAAAAGTGGCCGCGTTGAATGATGTGATTCTCTATGAAGACGATCATATCCTGGTGCTCAACAAACCGTCGGGAACTGCGGTTCACGGTGGTAGCGGATTAAGCTTTGGTGTGATTGAAGGTCTTCGTGCGTTACGCCCGGAAGCCCGCTTCCTTGAGCTGGTTCACCGTCTCGACCGTGATACTTCGGGTGTCCTGCTGGTGGCGAAAAAACGCTCGGCGCTACGTTCGCTGCACGAGCAGTTGCGCGAGAAGGGGATGCAAAAAGATTACCTGGCGCTGGTGCGTGGACAGTGGCAGTCGCATGTGAAAAGCGTGCAGGCTCCCTTGCTGAAGAACATTCTGCAGAGCGGCGAACGTATCGTGCGTGTTAATCAGGAAGGCAAACCGTCTGAAACCCGCTTTAAGGTAGAAGAGCGTTATACGCATGCGACGCTGGTTCGCTGTAGCCCGGTGACGGGGCGTACACACCAGATTCGTGTGCATACGCTGCATGCGGGCCATCCGATTGCTTTTGACGATCGTTACGGCGATCGCGAGTTCGATAAGCAACTGGCTGGCACGGGACTAAATCGCCTCTTCCTGCATGCCGCTGCGCTGAAGTTCACCCACCCGGGCACCGGAGAAGTGATGCGCGTTGAGGCTCCAATGGATAACGTGCTCAAACGTTGCTTGCAAGCGCTGCGCAACCAGAAGTAA
- the rne gene encoding ribonuclease E, producing the protein MKRMLINATQQEELRVALVDGQRLYDLDIESPGHEQKKANIYKGKITRIEPSLEAAFVDYGAERHGFLPLKEIAREYFPAHYNSHGRPNIKDVLREGQEVIVQIDKEERGNKGAALTTFISLAGSYLVLMPNNPRAGGISRRIEGDDRTELKEALASLELPDGMGLIVRTAGVGKSAEALQWDLSFRMKHWEAIQKAAESRPAPFLIHQESNVIVRAFRDYLRQDIGEILIDNPKVMEMARQHISALGRPDFSSKIKLYTGEIPLFSHYQIESQIESAFQREVRLPSGGSIVIDSTEALTAIDINSARATRGGDIEETAFNTNLEAADEIARQLRLRDLGGLIVIDFIDMTPVRHQRAVENRLREAVRQDRARIQISHISRFGLLEMSRQRLSPSLGESSHHVCPRCSGTGTVRDNESLSLSILRLIEEEALKENTKEVHAIVPVPIASYLLNEKRAAVTAIEARQPDVRCIIVPNDQMETPHYSVLRVRKGEETTTLSYLLPKLHEEEMALAVEDEVAERKIPEQPALATFIMPEVPPTPTAESAPVAAPKAKAADVASTEPGLVSRFFAALKNLFAGAPEKPVEAEPVKQPEAKPERQQDRRKPRQNNRRDRNDRNDRRNDRGDRNDRNERNERNENAEGREPRDNREGREDNRRNRREKPQQSSEVRENRQQSAAVVDDSEKVKSRDDQQQSRRERNRRRSDDKRQAPQDAKPQNSEVEVVVAAPEAAPEDRVQNMPRRKPRQLSQKVRIETAEQTAAREFAPEEPVSEAPRTALAKVDLPAVVEAPVQAEHDDNGEARDNNGMPRRSRRSPRHLRVSGQRRRRYRDERYPTQSPMPLTVACASPEMASGKVWIQYPVTQVQDQAVVDAPVEQEVIEQPVVAETIEQTVAPIAAAEPVAVEAPAEPEAIVEPTTEDVAPVQEETPAPVMAETPAVEAQTSQPVEEAVQPVEDVKEETPVVAEPVVEPTPVVEAPVETAPVEETPVVETPVAPKPVTVATAAVSHSTAPMTRAPAPDYVPEAPRHSDWVRPSFDFEGKGSAGGHSATHTATAGPTRPQSAE; encoded by the coding sequence ATGAAAAGAATGTTAATCAACGCAACTCAGCAGGAAGAGTTGCGTGTCGCCCTCGTTGATGGGCAGCGTCTGTACGATCTGGATATTGAAAGCCCAGGACACGAACAGAAAAAAGCGAACATCTACAAAGGCAAAATTACCCGTATTGAACCGAGTCTCGAAGCCGCATTTGTTGACTACGGCGCCGAACGTCATGGTTTCCTCCCCCTTAAAGAAATTGCTCGCGAATACTTCCCAGCCCATTACAACTCACACGGCCGTCCTAATATCAAAGACGTGCTGCGTGAAGGTCAGGAAGTTATCGTACAGATTGATAAAGAAGAGCGCGGCAATAAAGGCGCTGCGCTGACCACCTTTATCAGCCTGGCAGGCAGCTATCTGGTTCTGATGCCAAACAACCCACGTGCTGGCGGTATTTCTCGTCGCATCGAAGGTGACGATCGCACTGAACTTAAAGAAGCGCTGGCAAGTCTTGAACTGCCAGATGGCATGGGCTTAATCGTCCGTACCGCAGGCGTAGGTAAATCTGCCGAAGCGTTACAGTGGGATTTAAGCTTCCGCATGAAGCACTGGGAAGCTATCCAGAAAGCTGCTGAAAGCCGCCCTGCTCCGTTCCTGATTCACCAGGAAAGCAACGTTATCGTGCGTGCTTTCCGCGATTATCTGCGCCAGGACATTGGTGAAATCCTGATCGACAACCCGAAAGTTATGGAAATGGCGCGTCAGCACATTTCTGCGCTGGGCCGTCCAGATTTCAGCAGCAAAATTAAACTGTACACCGGTGAAATCCCGCTGTTCAGCCACTACCAGATTGAATCGCAGATCGAATCCGCTTTCCAGCGTGAAGTTCGTCTGCCATCCGGTGGCTCTATCGTTATCGATAGCACCGAAGCACTGACCGCAATTGATATCAACTCCGCACGAGCAACGCGCGGCGGCGATATCGAAGAAACCGCGTTCAATACCAACCTTGAAGCGGCCGATGAAATCGCTCGCCAGCTGCGTCTTCGTGACCTCGGCGGCCTGATTGTTATCGACTTCATCGATATGACCCCGGTACGCCACCAGCGCGCGGTAGAAAACCGTCTGCGTGAAGCGGTACGCCAGGACCGTGCACGTATCCAGATTAGCCATATCTCTCGCTTTGGTCTGCTGGAGATGTCTCGTCAGCGTCTTAGCCCATCACTGGGTGAATCCAGTCATCACGTCTGCCCGCGTTGCTCCGGCACTGGCACCGTACGTGATAACGAATCGCTGTCACTCTCTATCCTGCGTCTGATTGAAGAAGAAGCGCTGAAAGAGAACACCAAAGAAGTTCACGCGATTGTCCCTGTGCCGATTGCCTCTTACCTGCTGAACGAAAAACGTGCTGCAGTTACCGCCATTGAAGCTCGCCAGCCCGATGTGCGCTGCATCATCGTGCCAAACGATCAGATGGAAACGCCACACTACTCCGTACTGCGCGTGCGCAAAGGTGAAGAGACAACCACTCTGAGCTATCTGCTGCCGAAGCTGCACGAAGAAGAGATGGCGCTGGCAGTCGAAGATGAAGTTGCAGAGCGTAAAATCCCTGAACAGCCAGCACTGGCGACCTTCATCATGCCAGAAGTGCCACCGACGCCAACGGCAGAAAGTGCACCGGTTGCAGCACCGAAGGCGAAAGCTGCCGATGTAGCATCGACTGAACCGGGCCTTGTCTCCCGCTTCTTTGCTGCGCTGAAAAACCTGTTTGCGGGTGCTCCGGAGAAACCGGTTGAAGCCGAACCTGTGAAGCAGCCAGAAGCCAAACCAGAGCGTCAGCAAGACCGTCGTAAACCGCGTCAGAACAACCGTCGCGATCGTAATGACCGCAACGACCGTCGTAATGACCGTGGCGATCGTAATGACCGCAACGAGCGTAACGAGCGTAACGAGAATGCTGAAGGTCGCGAACCGCGTGATAACCGCGAAGGTCGTGAAGACAACCGCCGTAACCGCCGTGAGAAACCACAGCAGTCTTCTGAGGTGCGCGAAAACCGCCAACAGAGCGCAGCCGTCGTTGATGACAGCGAAAAAGTGAAGTCTCGTGACGATCAGCAGCAGTCTCGTCGCGAACGTAACCGTCGTCGCAGTGATGACAAGCGTCAGGCTCCACAGGACGCTAAACCACAGAACAGCGAAGTAGAAGTTGTTGTCGCAGCTCCGGAAGCGGCCCCAGAAGATCGTGTACAGAATATGCCGCGTCGCAAGCCGCGTCAGCTGTCACAGAAAGTGCGTATTGAAACCGCAGAGCAGACCGCCGCTCGCGAATTCGCACCAGAAGAACCTGTGTCCGAAGCACCGCGTACTGCACTGGCTAAAGTTGATTTGCCAGCCGTCGTAGAAGCACCGGTTCAGGCCGAGCACGATGATAACGGTGAAGCACGCGATAACAACGGTATGCCGCGTCGTTCCCGTCGCTCTCCGCGCCACCTGCGCGTGAGCGGTCAGCGCCGCCGTCGTTACCGTGACGAGCGTTACCCGACTCAGTCTCCTATGCCGTTGACCGTCGCATGCGCTTCACCAGAGATGGCTTCTGGCAAAGTGTGGATCCAGTACCCGGTCACCCAGGTTCAGGATCAGGCCGTTGTTGATGCACCAGTTGAGCAGGAAGTGATTGAACAACCTGTTGTTGCTGAGACCATCGAGCAGACCGTTGCACCGATTGCTGCCGCTGAGCCGGTCGCCGTTGAAGCACCGGCAGAGCCTGAAGCGATCGTTGAACCAACCACTGAAGACGTTGCACCAGTACAGGAAGAGACCCCTGCTCCGGTGATGGCCGAAACACCTGCAGTTGAAGCACAAACTTCACAGCCGGTAGAAGAAGCCGTACAGCCTGTCGAAGACGTGAAAGAGGAAACTCCAGTCGTCGCCGAACCGGTTGTTGAGCCAACGCCAGTAGTTGAAGCGCCTGTGGAAACAGCGCCGGTGGAAGAAACACCTGTGGTAGAAACCCCGGTTGCGCCAAAACCGGTCACTGTTGCCACAGCGGCGGTAAGTCACTCTACGGCGCCGATGACTCGCGCACCGGCACCTGACTATGTACCGGAAGCACCACGTCACAGCGATTGGGTTCGCCCATCCTTCGATTTTGAAGGTAAAGGCTCTGCTGGCGGTCATAGCGCAACGCATACCGCTACGGCCGGTCCTACGCGTCCGCAGTCGGCTGAATAA
- a CDS encoding LysR family transcriptional regulator, whose product MKRNERIDRVELMRTFIRIVESGSLSAAARQMETTQATISRRLQSLEEMLGAKLLLRSTHAMKLTDDGERCYQHARQVVDSWLALEDALQITDEQPVGTLRVRAPHAFGQQQLLMPLVGFLARFPQLSVEWMLHDRAVDFISDNVDCAIRVGADVDPATVSVLLAEVPRCIVAAPALLSGYATVTEPQQLSMLPWVAISTFYQHEVVLHHHGDQQTANVAIAARLSTDSLYVAKNAALAGVGAAVVSSWIVEEELASGQLVELLPAWQVTPLPVHLVYPWARYYPTRLRKFLDLMREVMPQIAGMRQPEKDISDKSSG is encoded by the coding sequence ATGAAGAGAAATGAGCGTATAGATCGCGTTGAGTTAATGCGCACGTTCATCCGAATTGTGGAATCGGGTTCATTGTCAGCCGCCGCCCGGCAGATGGAAACCACTCAAGCGACCATCAGCCGACGGTTACAGTCGCTGGAGGAGATGCTTGGAGCTAAGCTGCTGCTGCGCTCTACCCATGCAATGAAGTTGACCGATGATGGCGAGCGTTGCTATCAGCATGCGCGTCAGGTGGTCGATTCATGGCTGGCGCTGGAGGATGCGCTGCAAATTACAGATGAACAACCGGTGGGTACGCTCCGGGTACGCGCTCCGCATGCCTTTGGTCAGCAGCAGCTTTTGATGCCGCTAGTGGGGTTTCTGGCACGCTTCCCACAACTGTCGGTTGAGTGGATGCTGCATGACAGGGCGGTGGACTTTATCAGTGATAACGTTGATTGTGCGATCCGCGTCGGCGCCGATGTCGATCCGGCAACCGTATCGGTGCTGCTGGCGGAAGTTCCGCGTTGTATTGTCGCGGCGCCCGCGTTGCTCAGCGGCTATGCCACGGTGACAGAACCGCAACAACTTTCGATGCTGCCGTGGGTTGCCATCAGTACCTTCTATCAGCATGAAGTGGTGCTGCATCATCACGGTGACCAGCAAACGGCCAATGTTGCTATTGCGGCGCGTTTGAGCACAGATAGCCTGTATGTGGCGAAAAATGCCGCGCTGGCAGGCGTGGGGGCTGCGGTAGTCTCAAGCTGGATAGTGGAAGAGGAGTTGGCGAGCGGGCAACTGGTTGAGCTGTTGCCAGCCTGGCAGGTTACGCCATTGCCGGTGCATTTGGTCTATCCGTGGGCGCGTTATTACCCGACGCGATTACGTAAATTTCTCGACCTGATGCGGGAAGTGATGCCGCAAATAGCCGGAATGCGGCAACCGGAAAAAGACATATCGGATAAATCGTCAGGATAG